Proteins found in one Miscanthus floridulus cultivar M001 chromosome 4, ASM1932011v1, whole genome shotgun sequence genomic segment:
- the LOC136548809 gene encoding uncharacterized protein: MDGGSGLNILYVDTLDAMHIPRLEQHPVCSPFHGMILRAQAYPLGQIDLPVTFGNQANFCLEVLTFEVVDFSGSYHAILSWSCYAKFMAVTNYIYLKLKMLGSNDVITMGSTFSHTFTCDREHYELATAIINSSKLPRLEELSTLVVLDCNKPTSLATFCPLEETKVVGIDPTNPTKTVRIGTQLLAK; this comes from the coding sequence atggatggaggcagtggcctcaacatcctctacgtcgacaccctcgacgccatgcacatCCCTCGGTTGGAGCAACATCCAGTgtgctctcccttccatggcatgatcctAAGAGCACAGGCATATCCActtgggcagattgacctgcctgtCACGTTTGGTAACCAAGCCAACTTCTGCTTGGAGgtgcttacctttgaggtggtggacttctcggggtcttaccatgccatcttgtcATGGTCATGCTATGCTAAGTTCATGGCTGTCACCAACTACATctacctaaagttgaagatgctaggatcgaacgacgtcatcactatgggtagcaccttctcgcacaccttcacgtgcgaccgcgagcattacgagcttgccactgccatcatcaactcttcCAAGCTCCCACGGCTTGAGGAGTTGTCgaccctagtagtcctagactgcaacaaaccaacatcCTTGGCTACCttctgcccactcgaggaaactaaggtggtggggatagaccccactaacccaaccaagacggtgcggattGGGAcacagctcctggccaaatag
- the LOC136552096 gene encoding double-stranded RNA-binding protein 3-like: MYKNQLQELAQRSCFSLPTYVCTREGPDHAPRFRAAVTFNGETFEGPSGCTTLRQAEHAAAQIALARLSLRGPSTSLAARVLDETGVYKNLLQETAHRAGLKLPAYTTVRSGPGHSPVFSSTVELAGMSFAGDPARTKKQAEKNAAMAAWSSLKQMPEARKEPGAGDEQEHVVVARVLAALKPRDDGDGNGKAASAPLQKHSGNGSSSSALPNPSLYRHQWQPRNTPVQPPRTGPLQPPASSRILPPLHLLQQPACGSRDAAAAELVRMLERAMVRDRVAAEAMPPSPCYYAPAAASAYHHGGSPAAPRTFATGGFHAPAVSVRSVIPVCAAPPRRPPPAKEERNGPATPSSDACKRA; encoded by the exons ATGTACAAGAACCAGCTCCAGGAGCTGGCGCAGAGGAGCTGCTTCAGCCTGCCGACATACGTGTGCACGCGCGAGGGCCCCGACCACGCGCCGCGCTTCCGGGCCGCCGTCACCTTCAACGGCGAGACCTTCGAGGGCCCCAGCGGCTGCACCACTCTCCGCCAGGCCGAGCACGCCGCCGCCCAGATCGCCCTCGCCCGCCTCTCCCTCCGCGGCCCGTCCACCTCCCTCGCCGCCCGGGTCCTC GATGAGACGGGGGTGTACAAGAACCTGCTGCAGGAGACGGCCCACCGGGCGGGGCTGAAGCTGCCGGCGTACACCACGGTGCGCTCGGGCCCGGGCCACTCGCCGGTGTTCTCCTCCACCGTCGAGCTCGCTGGCATGAGCTTCGCGGGCGACCCCGCCAGGACCAAGAAGCAGGCGGAGAAgaacgccgccatggccgcctggTCCTCGCTCAAACAGA TGCCGGAGGCTCGCAAGGAGCCCGGCGCCGGCGACGAGCAGGAGCACGTGGTTGTCGCCAGAGTGCTCGCCGCGCTGAAGCCGCGAGACGACGGCGACGGGAACGGCAAGGCGGCGTCGGCGCCTCTGCAGAAGCACAGCGGCAACGgctcttcctcctctgctctTCCGAACCCGTCGCTGTACAGACACCAATGGCAGCCTCGGAACACCCCTGTTCAGCCGCCGAGGACGGGGCCCCTGCAGCCACCGGCCAGCTCAAGGATCCTGCCTCCCCTCCACCTGCTGCAGCAACCGGCGTGCGGCTCCAGGGACGCCGCGGCGGCGGAGCTGGTGAGGATGCTGGAGCGGGCCATGGTGCGGGACAGGGTCGCCGCGGAGGCAATGCCGCCTTCGCCGTGCTACTACGCGCCTGCTGCTGCCTCGGCGTACCACCACGGCGGCTCGCCGGCGGCGCCGAGAACCTTCGCCACGGGCGGGTTCCACGCCCCGgctgtgagcgtgcggtcggtgaTCCCGGTGTGCGCCGCCCCGCCGCGGCGGCCTCCGCCAGCCAAGGAGGAAAGGAATGGCCCGGCGACGCCCTCCTCAGATGCATGCAAGAGGGCGTGA